Within Gossypium hirsutum isolate 1008001.06 unplaced genomic scaffold, Gossypium_hirsutum_v2.1 scaffold_42, whole genome shotgun sequence, the genomic segment ATACTTTTGATGAAAATTCAAATCAGGAGGTATCATTATCAAGAAATATGGACCATAGGAAGAGCAAAGATTCAATCCTAAATATAGTATTTGCATTATTGATACTAACATAGAAATTCCATGAAGAAGAAAGCATTGCGCATGATGAATTAAGTTCCATGACAAGGACTAAAACAATGACGATAACTTGCCCCTACAACTATTGCAACAAGAGCTTGAATCCTTTGATGAGTTCCTTTAAATTCATCGTTTGGAAACCATAACATATATGCTACCACTAAATACTTACCAGATTAAACAATGGCCTCATCCCTAACCATTTCTGTTATTCTAGGGGTACTGTGGGCTGCCATCCTTCTTTCCTTTGCTACAACTGTAACAGCAGCATATCCATCGCCATTGGAGTCCGAAGCCATAGCTCTGCTAGAAAGCAGGTGGTGGAGTAACCATAGCAGCAATACTTCACAACGTTGCCAGTGGCCTGGTATAACCTGCAACACTGCTGAAAGCATCACCAAAATTAACTTATCTGATGCGCCCAACATTGAGGTTGGAGATAGATTTGGGAAACTGAATTTCTCTTCATTTCCAAATCTTGTCCTTCTTGATCTTAGTGACCATCAAATTAGAGGAAAAATCCCGCATCAGATAGGTGATCTATCAGCATTGAAGTACCTTGACTTGTCCAGTTGTGGTTTATCTGGTGAGTTACCTCCTTCTCTAGGGAAGCTGACCCAATTAGAATTCCTCGACATTTCCTATAATGATAATATTAATGGTTCCATCCCTCCACAACTGGGGAATCTAGAGAACCTTGTGACTTTAAACTTAAGTCAATGTGGAATTGTTGGTCCAACCCCTTCTGCTTTGGGTCAATTAACCAGTCTCCAATCTCTGATCCTTTCGTGGAACCGAATCAATGGATCTATCCCATTAGAAATTGGATATTTGAGAAATTTGACTGATTTGAGTCTCTCCAGCAATGGAATTGTTGGTCCAATCCCTTCTGCTTTGGGTCAATTAACCAGTCTCCAATCTCTGAGCCTTTCGGGGAACCAAATCAATGGATCTATCCCATTAGAAATTGGATATTTAAGAAATCTGACTTTTTTGGGTCTCTACAACAATAGACTTGTCGATTCAATACCCATTACTCTGTACCAATTAACCAATTTGGAAATTTTGTACCTTGATAATAACCAACTTCAAGGTTCAATCCCTTCTTGTGTTGGTAGTTTATCAAAGATGCAGGACTTAAGCCTTGGTTCTAATCTATTAAAAGGTCCTATTCCCCAAGAAATTTGTAATCTAGCAAATTTGACTTCATTGTACCTCTCCCAAAACAAATTGACTGGTTCAATCCCTTCTTGTATTGGTAGTTTATCAAAGATGCTGGACTTAAGCCTTGGTTCTAATCTATTAAAAGGTCCTATTCCCCAAGAAATTTGTAATCTAGCAAATTTGACTTCATTGTACCTCTCCCAAAACAAATTGACTGGTTCAATCCCTTCTTGTATTGGTAGTTTATCAAAGATGCAGGACTTAAGCCTTGGTTCTAATCTATTAAAAGGTCCTATTCCCCAAGAAATTTGTAATCtagcaaatttaacttttttGGACCTCTCCCAAAACAAATTGACCGGTTCAATCCCTTCTTGTATTGGTAGTTTATCAAAGATGCTGGACTTAAGCCTTGGTTCTAATCTATTAAAAGGTCCTATTCCCCAAGAAATTTGTAATCtagcaaatttaacttttttGGACCTCTCCCAAAACAAATTGACCGGTTCAATCCCTTCTTGTATTGGTAGTTTATCAAAGATGCTGGACTTAAGCCTTGGTTCTAATCTATTAAAAGGTTCTATCCCAAAAGAAATTGGCAAGCTTTTTGATCTATCAAATCTAAACCTTAGCTTCAACCAACTCTCAGGTCCTATCCCTATCTTGTCTGCTACTCATCTCTACATTGTCGACGCTGGAAATGGTTGTGAAAAGATTTTTCCCGATCCATTTGAAGGCAATAGTGATTTATCACCCTATATGTGTCCTACTCCAGTAACCGAAAAGGCCAACAGCAGCAGAATTCCTTACTATATCAAAATATTCCTCCCTATTGCGATCTTATTCACATTCTCCATTTTAGGATGTTTGCTATGTTCACGGTTTAAGCTCAAGAATAACCATGTCAGCGTACAGCCAACCAAGAATGGGGATTTGTGTTCCATATGGGACTATGATGGAAAGATAGCATACGAGGATATCGTTGCAGCAACAGAGGATTTCGACTTCCGATACTGTATTGGAGTTGGTGGTTATGGTAGTGTTTACAAAGCAAAACTCCCTTCTGGTAAAGTAGTTGCTTTGAAGAAACTTCATCATTTAGAAGCCGAAAATCCAACTTTTGACAAGAGTTTCAGGAACGAGATCAAGTTTCTATCAGAAATACGACATCGAAACATAGTGAAGCTTCACGGGTTTTGTCTACACCGACGATCCATGTTTTTGATCTATGAATACATGGAAAAAGGGAGTTTGTTCTGCAACCTAAGGGATGAAGTGAACGCTGTGGACATGGATTGGACGAAAAGAGTAGAGATCATCAAAGGCATAGCACATGCTTTGTCTTACTTGCACCATGATTGCTGCCCTCCGATAGTTCATCGAGACATATCAAGTAACAATGTTCTTTTAAACTCAAGTTTTGAGGCCTTTGTGGCCGACTTTGGAACAGCTAGAATGTTGGATCTTGATTCATCCAATAAGACCATTATTGTCGGAACTTATGGCTACGTAGCTCCAGGTGGCGTTTTCTTTTTTACTTGATTTACTGACCTTTTCTCTGAACATATAGTTGAATTTCTTCTTACTAATTTGTGTATGTAGAACTTGCTTATACAATGATTGTCACCGAAAAATGCGATGTTTATAGTTTTGGAGTGGTAGCACTGGAAACGTTAATGGGAAAGCATCCTGAAGAAGTGTTATCATGGTTGTCATCACCAAGTTCCTTGGTAAACATGAAGCTGGTTGATGTGTTAGACAACCGTTTACCACTTCCAACAAGCCAACTAGTTACACAAAATCTTGTTTATGTTGCTACACTGGCATTCGCTTGCTTAAATCCACAACCGAAGCCCCGACCAACAATGAAAGAAGTGTGTGAAGAGTTCCTTTCTCGCCATACATCCTTGGGAATTCCTCTTCGGATGATCTCTTTGTTACAACTCATGAACCGTGAAATGCATATTGGAGGCAAAACTAAAACTTGTGATGTTTAAAGTCCATGCGCTTGTTGATTAGATATTGTTTATCATGCTCTGATAATTTGTTTGTAAACCATCTCTGGTTTTATATATGATGGAATGAATTGCAATGTTTAATAAACCTGTTTATTCGGTTGCTTTAGAAGACATAAATTCTGCAATTTGATCCAAATATTAAGACATCATCGCTGGCTGCTTCCTTGAATTTTGTGCTTCTTTCAAACCAACTCAAAGATAAATAACATAAAAGTAAATTAAGGGTGAATCAAAGCAACAAAATGCAATCAATACATACATCAAGATTTCACCTCAACTATCTATAATTCATGAAACAATCTCTCAACTTATAAAATGTAAGTGAGATTCCACAGACCTGATATCCAAACTCAAAAGCAATAAAAGGCGTCATCAGAACCCTGGCAAGTGAAGACGACATTCTTTTCAAGCAAGGTAGCGATACAACTTCCTGTCACCTTTATCCCTCTACAGGAACTCACATTAgtatacatttttatttaacatattatataaattacacTTTATAAatcaaaaaaacaaatgaaactctgagtattacatatataataatatactgCATATTTcctaaaaaatgataatatacCGCACATGTTACAATGcattttcaaagaaaagaaaaagaaatgtgaccataatatataatttatattacaaacaAAGGTACTCATATTTTATAGTTCATCATTTTTAATGTTTGGGACTGTAGTCGGCCATCACGATTTGGTTGGTAACAAATGAATATATTATGGATAAACTATTATagagtttacaaaattactgctTTTTAGTCACTcgattataaaaagttataaaatagccatttaattattattaaattacatttttgaTTAAATGCAAAAAGTACATATCTTATGTAATTTAATTGGTCAATTTATGAGAATGAACCATTGATTTTCTCcatgtttatattaaattttatacaggggtgcaatttggggtcaaaagagaaaaaggagaagcaattgggctagattgaagaaaggagCAAAGAAGGCGAGCCAAAACAGAATTTTTCCAAGttgtaattagctgaaattttattttgacttaGTGGGGGATTATGTAGAGATTTTGATATCGTAGGAATATgtttttttccttgattttctatggCTAGTGGCCTTTAATTTGGCAAATTTGTTcaaagccactagtataaatagagggCTACTATGTTCATTTAATCATCAAGTTTTTCAATCAAGTTTTTAATCAAGCTTTTATCT encodes:
- the LOC121226259 gene encoding MDIS1-interacting receptor like kinase 2 isoform X1; its protein translation is MASSLTISVILGVLWATILSFATTVTAAYPSPLESEAIALLESRWWSNHSSNTSQRCQWPGITCNTAESITQINLSDAPNIEVGDRFGKLNFSSFPNLVLLNLSDHQLRGKIPHQIGDLSALKYLDLSYCGLSGELPPSLGKLTQLEFLDISYNDNINGSIPPQLGNLENLVTLNLSQCGIVGPIPSALGQLTSLQSLILWGNQINGSIPLEIGYLRNLTYLSLSNNRIVGPIPSALGQLTSLQSLILWGNQINGSIPFEIGYLRNLTYLSLSKNRIVGRIPSALGQLTSLQSLILSGNQINGSIPLEIGYLRNLTFLGLYNNRLVDSIPITLYQLTNLEILYLDNNQLQGSIPSCVGSLSKMQDLSLGSNLLKGPIPQEICNLANLTSLYLSQNKLTGSIPSCIGSLSKMLDLSLGSNLLKGPIPQEICNLANLTFLDLSQNKLTGSIPSCIGSLSKMLDLSLGSNLLKGPIPQEICNLANLTSLYLSQNKLTGSIPSCIGSLSKMLDLSLGSNLLKGPIPQEICNLANLTSLYLSQNKLTGSIPSCIGSLSKMQDLSLGSNLLKGPIPQEICNLANLTFLDLSQNKLTGSIPSCIGSLSKMLDLSLGSNLLKGPIPQEICNLANLTFLDLSQNKLTGSIPSCIGSLSKMLDLSLGSNLLKGSIPKEIGKLFDLSNLNLSFNQLSGPIPILSATHLYIVDAGNGCEKIFPDPFEGNSDLSPYMCPTPVTEKANSSRIPYYIKIFLPIAILFTFSILGCLLCSRFKLKNNHVSVQPTKNGDLCSIWDYDGKIAYEDIVAATEDFDFRYCIGVGGYGSVYKAKLPSGKVVALKKLHHLEAENPTFDKSFRNEIKFLSEIRHRNIVKLHGFCLHRRSMFLIYEYMEKGSLFCNLRDEVNAVDMDWTKRVEIIKGIAHALSYLHHDCCPPIVHRDISSNNVLLNSSFEAFVADFGTARMLDLDSSNKTIIVGTYGYVAPELAYTMIVTEKCDVYSFGVVALETLMGKHPEEVLSWLSSPSSLVNMKLVDVLDNRLPLPTSQLVTQNLVYVATLAFACLNPQPKPRPTMKEVCEEFLSRHTSLGIPLRMISLLQLMNREMHIGGKTKTCDV
- the LOC121226259 gene encoding MDIS1-interacting receptor like kinase 2 isoform X3; translated protein: MASSLTISVILGVLWAAILLSFATTVTAAYPSPLESEAIALLESRWWSNHSSNTSQRCQWPGITCNTAESITKINLSDAPNIEVGDRFGKLNFSSFPNLVLLDLSDHQIRGKIPHQIGDLSALKYLDLSSCGLSGELPPSLGKLTQLEFLDISYNDNINGSIPPQLGNLENLVTLNLSQCGIVGPTPSALGQLTSLQSLILSWNRINGSIPLEIGYLRNLTDLSLSSNGIVGPIPSALGQLTSLQSLSLSGNQINGSIPLEIGYLRNLTFLGLYNNRLVDSIPITLYQLTNLEILYLDNNQLQGSIPSCVGSLSKMQDLSLGSNLLKGPIPQEICNLANLTSLYLSQNKLTGSIPSCIGSLSKMQDLSLGSNLLKGPIPQEICNLANLTFLDLSQNKLTGSIPSCIGSLSKMLDLSLGSNLLKGPIPQEICNLANLTFLDLSQNKLTGSIPSCIGSLSKMLDLSLGSNLLKGSIPKEIGKLFDLSNLNLSFNQLSGPIPILSATHLYIVDAGNGCEKIFPDPFEGNSDLSPYMCPTPVTEKANSSRIPYYIKIFLPIAILFTFSILGCLLCSRFKLKNNHVSVQPTKNGDLCSIWDYDGKIAYEDIVAATEDFDFRYCIGVGGYGSVYKAKLPSGKVVALKKLHHLEAENPTFDKSFRNEIKFLSEIRHRNIVKLHGFCLHRRSMFLIYEYMEKGSLFCNLRDEVNAVDMDWTKRVEIIKGIAHALSYLHHDCCPPIVHRDISSNNVLLNSSFEAFVADFGTARMLDLDSSNKTIIVGTYGYVAPELAYTMIVTEKCDVYSFGVVALETLMGKHPEEVLSWLSSPSSLVNMKLVDVLDNRLPLPTSQLVTQNLVYVATLAFACLNPQPKPRPTMKEVCEEFLSRHTSLGIPLRMISLLQLMNREMHIGGKTKTCDV
- the LOC121226259 gene encoding MDIS1-interacting receptor like kinase 2 isoform X2 codes for the protein MASSLTISVILGVLWATILSFATTVTAAYPSPLESEAIALLESRWWSNHSSNTSQRCQWPGITCNTAESITQINLSDAPNIEVGDRFGKLNFSSFPNLVLLNLSDHQLRGKIPHQIGDLSALKYLDLSYCGLSGELPPSLGKLTQLEFLDISYNDNINGSIPPQLGNLENLVTLNLSQCGIVGPIPSALGQLTSLQSLILWGNQINGSIPFEIGYLRNLTYLSLSKNRIVGRIPSALGQLTSLQSLILSGNQINGSIPLEIGYLRNLTFLGLYNNRLVDSIPITLYQLTNLEILYLDNNQLQGSIPSCVGSLSKMQDLSLGSNLLKGPIPQEICNLANLTSLYLSQNKLTGSIPSCIGSLSKMLDLSLGSNLLKGPIPQEICNLANLTFLDLSQNKLTGSIPSCIGSLSKMLDLSLGSNLLKGPIPQEICNLANLTSLYLSQNKLTGSIPSCIGSLSKMLDLSLGSNLLKGPIPQEICNLANLTSLYLSQNKLTGSIPSCIGSLSKMQDLSLGSNLLKGPIPQEICNLANLTFLDLSQNKLTGSIPSCIGSLSKMLDLSLGSNLLKGPIPQEICNLANLTFLDLSQNKLTGSIPSCIGSLSKMLDLSLGSNLLKGSIPKEIGKLFDLSNLNLSFNQLSGPIPILSATHLYIVDAGNGCEKIFPDPFEGNSDLSPYMCPTPVTEKANSSRIPYYIKIFLPIAILFTFSILGCLLCSRFKLKNNHVSVQPTKNGDLCSIWDYDGKIAYEDIVAATEDFDFRYCIGVGGYGSVYKAKLPSGKVVALKKLHHLEAENPTFDKSFRNEIKFLSEIRHRNIVKLHGFCLHRRSMFLIYEYMEKGSLFCNLRDEVNAVDMDWTKRVEIIKGIAHALSYLHHDCCPPIVHRDISSNNVLLNSSFEAFVADFGTARMLDLDSSNKTIIVGTYGYVAPELAYTMIVTEKCDVYSFGVVALETLMGKHPEEVLSWLSSPSSLVNMKLVDVLDNRLPLPTSQLVTQNLVYVATLAFACLNPQPKPRPTMKEVCEEFLSRHTSLGIPLRMISLLQLMNREMHIGGKTKTCDV